GGGACTTGTTAAAAAAGTTTCCAGACGTGCCACCGTCTTGCCGGTTTATGATGAGGAGACGTTTCAAAAAGCGGTCAGTGTGTTTACACGGACTGACAATCAGTAATTGAAATGGAGTGATTATATGAAAGGTCAGCATATTCTTGTGACAGGAGGCTCCAGAGGCATTGGAAGAGCCATTTGCCTTGCATTTGCACAAGCCGGTGCGGATGTAGCCGTCAATTATGCCGGTAACGAGGCGAAGGCCGAAGAAACGGCAGAGGCGTGCAGAGCTTTTGGCGTGGATGCGTTTGCCGTAAAAGCAGATGTATCGGACAGTGAAGCTGTAAAAGAGATGGTGAAAACCGTCATGGATAGATTCGGTTCTGTTGAAGTCCTGGTTAATAATGCCGGGATTACGAGAGATAATCTGATTATGCGTATGAAAGAAGAGGAATTCGATTCTGTTATTGATACAAACCTTAAAGGTGTGTTTAATGTGTCAAAAGCCCTGACGAGACCCATGATGAAACAGCGTTACGGCCGAATCATCAATGTCTCTTCCGTCGTCGGGGTGCTCGGTAATGCCGGTCAGGCCAATTATGTGGCGAGTAAGGCAGGGGTAATTGGTTTTACGAAGTCGCTTGCGAGGGAACTCTCCAACCGCAACATACTCGTTAACGCAGTTGCACCGGGTTTTATCAGCACGGAAATGACAGAAGATCTGCCGGAAGATATGAAGACAGCATTGCTTAATCAGATTCCGCTTGGAAAACTTGGGAATCCTGAGGATGTCGCCAATGTTATTTTGTTCCTGGCAGGTGATGGCGCTTCATATATGACAGGGCAGACCCTTCATGTAGACGGTGGCATGGCAATGCCTTAAAGTGACTAGTATTTTTGCCGTTTTTATCCTATAATAACTGAGAGGAGGTGAGTAACATGGCCACAGTACATGAACGTATTGCAAAGATCGTCTCCGAACGTCTTGGTGTAGATGAGTCCGAGGTGAAGAAAGAAGCAACATTTAAAGATGATCTGGGTGCCGATTCGCTTGATGTAGTCGAGCTTGTTATGGAGCTTGAAGACGAATTCGAACTCGAAATCTCAGATGAAGATGCTGAAAAGATTGCATCAGTCGGTGACGTCATTGATTACATAGAACGTCATCAATAATCAGGCTATGATCCCAAGTTCCTGTTTGTTCAGGAACTTGGGCTTTACCATTATTCTATGAATCTGACGGAGGTTCTCATGCAACAGTCACGAAAAATTTATCGCAAAGGTATGAAACGGCAGGCAAAAAAAATGCAGATGTCCAATGCACAGAAGGCAAAATACAAACAATTTTTGAAAACGCTGCATGTTCCGTATCAGGATGATAATGTCTTTATCCAGGCATTCACTCATTCCTCTTACGTCAATGAACATCGCATCCGTCCGCACGATGACAATGAAAGATTGGAATTTCTCGGCGATGCTGTTTTGGAATTGGCCATCTCCCAGTATTTATTTAAACTGTTTGAACAGATGAGTGAAGGAGAGATGACCAAACTCAGAGCAGCAATCGTTTGTGAACCATCCCTGGCAAAGCTTGCGGACTCCCTTGAGTTTGGTGATTATGTCCTTCTCGGAAAAGGAGAAGAAATGACCGGAGGCAGAAAGCGGCCAGCCCTTTTGGCTGATGTGTTTGAGGCATTCATCGGCGCTCTCTATGTCGATCTCGGAATGGAGGCGGTTTATGATTTTCTTGAACGCTATGTCTACCCGAAAATTCACGACGGTTCTTTTTCGCATATGATGGACTTCAAGAGTCAGCTGCAGGAGTTTATTCAGCGGGAGAATCAGGGGCAGGTTCAATATCGGATCGTGGAAGAAAAAGGCCCTGCTCATGCGAGAGAGTTTGTCTCAGAGGTGATGCTTGACGACGATCAGCTCGGAACAGGTGTGGGTAAATCGAAAAAAGAAGCTGAACAAATGGCAGCCCAGGAAGCGCTTAAAAAGCTCGGATCCGAAATGGCGTCACTGAAAATGGACTGAATGTTATGTTCACCTGATTTTCATTCATACAAAAAGACATCTGAACAGGCTTAGCCGGTTCAGATGTCTTTTTTCTAATCATTGTATTCAGTAAGCTTTTTCAACTTCTTCCAGAGCCTGAAGAGCCCGTTTACCAAAGTCAGACGAATCTTCACTCAGATCCTGCTTCATTTCCTGAACGGCGGCGGCAACTGATGCTTCATAGCCTGGCATGTCACCTTCAAAAGATTTGACGGCGTTTCTTGGGATGTTTGCCTTTTCCCGTTCGCTGAGAGCTTTACGCTCATGGAAAAGCGGAACATCGACCTGGCGGGGGTGATGAAGATCCCCTTGAACAGGATGTTTCTTGACACCCTGAATCTCGACAAGAACGGTATTGCTGCCCTGATCGCGCACGACCTTTCCATAGTAGGTGCCGGATTTGTAGGATGCAATAACCTGCTGGTCTGCTTCAAACAGATTCATACCTGAATGGCCTCCTTAAGCTTCCGGTTTTCGGTCTCTCATTTGGCCCAGTTCAGAGACAATCGCGTCCATTTCACTGACACTGAATGAAGGTTTTGAGATGACCATTTCATAGATTTCTTCGATCTCATCATATTTATTTAATGAAAAACTTTCAGCTTTGATGGCTGCACCGTTTACAATCTGAAGCTTTCGTTTGATTTCCTCGATCATACGGCTTAATTCTTCGCGTCTTGGATCTTCTTGGCTCACAGTAATCTTCCTTTCCATATTTGTAATGGTACATGTTCAGTGTACCATGATTTTAAAAACATTCCCACCGGGGGACGGATTCATCTTAAAGGACGACATAAAGTATGGTAAGATTATTAAGTTAATGCAGTGTGAATGAGGTGAAAACCATGTTCCTGAAACGGCTGGAACTGACAGGCTTTAAATCATTTGCGGAGAAGCTCGGTATCGATTTTGTACCGGGTGTTACCGCGGTGGTCGGGCCAAACGGAAGTGGGAAAAGCAATATATCAGACGCCATTCGCTGGGTGCTCGGGGAGCAGTCTGCCCGCAATCTTCGCGGAGGCAAAATGGAAGATGTTATTTTTTCGGGGAGTGATAAACGTAAAGCACTGAATATGGCTGAGATCAGCCTCGTTCTTGATAATGAGGATCAGCATGTTCCCATTGACTACAGTGAGGTGGTTGTGACTCGGAGACTGTACAGATCAGGGGAAAGTGAGTACCTTCTGAACAAACAGACGTGTCGCCTTAAAGATATTACGGACCTGTTTATGGATTCCGGACTGGGAAAAGAGGCGTTCTCCATTATTGGTCAGGGGAGAGTGGAAGAAATTCTCAGTAGTAAATCCGAAGAGCGTCGAATGATATTCGAGGAAGCTGCCGGCGTCTTGAAATACAAGTTCAGAAAACAGGCATCTGAGAAGAAGCTTGCTGACACTGAGGATAATTTGAGCCGTGTCAGAGATATTATTCATGAACTCGAGCAGCAAACCGGTCCCCTTGAAGAACAGGCTTCGGTGGCAAAGGAATACCTCAGTATGAAAGCAGAACTCAATGAACTTGAGGCTGGTGTAACAGTAAAAGAGATTCAGGAGTTGCACGCTCAGTGGACAAACCTGAAGAACGATTATGATCAGGTTGAAGATCAAAAGCGCCAGCATGAGATCGATCGTGATCGGCTCGAGCAAACGGTGTTGACAGGA
This genomic window from [Bacillus] selenitireducens MLS10 contains:
- the rnc gene encoding ribonuclease III; the encoded protein is MKRQAKKMQMSNAQKAKYKQFLKTLHVPYQDDNVFIQAFTHSSYVNEHRIRPHDDNERLEFLGDAVLELAISQYLFKLFEQMSEGEMTKLRAAIVCEPSLAKLADSLEFGDYVLLGKGEEMTGGRKRPALLADVFEAFIGALYVDLGMEAVYDFLERYVYPKIHDGSFSHMMDFKSQLQEFIQRENQGQVQYRIVEEKGPAHAREFVSEVMLDDDQLGTGVGKSKKEAEQMAAQEALKKLGSEMASLKMD
- the acpP gene encoding acyl carrier protein, with protein sequence MATVHERIAKIVSERLGVDESEVKKEATFKDDLGADSLDVVELVMELEDEFELEISDEDAEKIASVGDVIDYIERHQ
- a CDS encoding kinase-associated lipoprotein B encodes the protein MNLFEADQQVIASYKSGTYYGKVVRDQGSNTVLVEIQGVKKHPVQGDLHHPRQVDVPLFHERKALSEREKANIPRNAVKSFEGDMPGYEASVAAAVQEMKQDLSEDSSDFGKRALQALEEVEKAY
- the fabG gene encoding 3-oxoacyl-[acyl-carrier-protein] reductase — its product is MKGQHILVTGGSRGIGRAICLAFAQAGADVAVNYAGNEAKAEETAEACRAFGVDAFAVKADVSDSEAVKEMVKTVMDRFGSVEVLVNNAGITRDNLIMRMKEEEFDSVIDTNLKGVFNVSKALTRPMMKQRYGRIINVSSVVGVLGNAGQANYVASKAGVIGFTKSLARELSNRNILVNAVAPGFISTEMTEDLPEDMKTALLNQIPLGKLGNPEDVANVILFLAGDGASYMTGQTLHVDGGMAMP
- a CDS encoding DUF1128 domain-containing protein, translating into MSQEDPRREELSRMIEEIKRKLQIVNGAAIKAESFSLNKYDEIEEIYEMVISKPSFSVSEMDAIVSELGQMRDRKPEA